From Patescibacteria group bacterium, a single genomic window includes:
- the dgkA gene encoding diacylglycerol kinase → MIKHRTLINSFHYAIQGIGYALKEDQNLRIHFLVALCVIAASIYFKVNAFEMGILGIMILLVIATEMINTAIENMVDLITKEYRMEAKIAKDVASGMVLITSLGAAIVGLLIFLPYIIRYFFS, encoded by the coding sequence ATGATTAAACACAGGACTCTTATCAATTCATTTCATTATGCAATTCAAGGAATAGGTTATGCATTAAAAGAAGATCAGAATTTGCGTATTCATTTCCTTGTTGCACTTTGTGTGATTGCTGCCAGTATCTATTTCAAAGTCAATGCATTTGAAATGGGAATCTTGGGAATTATGATTTTACTCGTCATTGCAACAGAAATGATTAACACAGCGATTGAAAATATGGTTGATCTAATTACAAAAGAATATCGAATGGAAGCAAAAATTGCAAAAGACGTAGCATCAGGAATGGTTTTAATCACATCTTTGGGGGCTGCAATAGTTGGATTGCTTATTTTCCTCCCTTATATCATTCGTTATTTCTTCAGTTAA